In Phycodurus eques isolate BA_2022a chromosome 10, UOR_Pequ_1.1, whole genome shotgun sequence, a genomic segment contains:
- the rft1 gene encoding protein RFT1 homolog isoform X1 → MSSQDVLKNASTLASYNVLLQVMFRVLTFLLNAFTLRFVSKELIGVVNVRLTLLYSTLVFLSREAFRKACLSGSDGGKHNWRQLINLLWLTLPLGALLGAMLAAVWLWLLEAPDPQAVPFYGPGVVLFALAGVQELLAEPLWVLAQAHMFVRLKVVAESLAMLAKCSMTVVLVVSAREWGLYIFSAAHLVYTGVLVLCYAVYFLRFLPSKEATERNFPLRNIGDLMPHTVNGEPLLDWTMARLTWSFFKQSFLKQILTEGERYVMTFLNVLSFGDQGVYDIVNNLGSMVARFIFLPIEESFYIFFAKVLERGRDVKSQKQEDVGVAADVLQCLLKLVLVIGLIIAVFGYAYSGLALDIYGGSLLSSGAGPSLLQCYSCYVLLLAVNGVTECFVFAAMSQEEVDKYNLVMLALSASFLFLSYMLTWWAGSVGFILANCLNMALRITHSVVYIRRYFLSSPWKPLRGLLPSPLLCLALAVSAAVTVVSESVFCCDGGWLLRSVHISVGAVCLLFVLGAVLLTETQLIVFVRTQLLPQYRKKHA, encoded by the exons ATGAGCTCGCAGGACGTATTGAAGAACGCGTCCACTCTCGCTTCGTACAATGTGCTGCTTCAG GTAATGTTCCGTGTGCTCACCTTCTTATTGAACGCGTTCACCCTCCGCTTTGTGTCCAAAGAGCTGATTGGGGTGGTGAATGTCAG GCTTACACTGCTCTACTCCACTTTAGTATTTTTATCCAGAGAGGCCTTTCGAAAAGCGTGTCTGAGTGGCTCTGATGGGGGGAAGCACAACTGGAGGCAGCTTATCAATCTGCTATGGCTGAC TTTGCCTCTAGGTGCGCTATTGGGAGCCATGTTGGCCGCTGTGTGGCTCTGGCTCCTTGAAGCACCGGACCCTCAAGCGGTTCCGTTCTACGGCCCCGGCGTAGTGCTGTTCGCCCTAGCGGGGGTGCAGGAGCTCTTGGCCGAGCCCCTGTGGGTGCTGGCCCAGGCTCACATGTTTGTGAGGCTAAAAGTGGTCGCTGAGAGCTTGGCCATGCTGGCTAAGTGCAGCATGACGGTGGTGCTGGTGGTGTCTGCCCGTGAATGGGGCCTTTACATCTTCTCTGCTGCTCAT TTGGTGTACACAGGAGTCCTGGTGCTGTGCTATGCAGTTTACTTTCTTCGTTTCTTGCCTTCCAAAGAAGCGACTGAGCGCAATTTTCCTCTGCGCAACATTGGAGATCTGATGCCTCACACAGTTAATGGAGAG CCTCTGTTGGACTGGACCATGGCCCGGCTCACCTGGAGCTTCTTCAAGCAGTCATTCCTCAAGCAGATCCTGACTGAAGGCGAGCGCTACGTCATGACCTTCCTGAACGTCCTCAGCTTCGGCGACCAGGGCGTTTATGACATCGTCAACAACCTGGGCTCCATGGTGGCACGCTTCATCTTCTTGCCAATCGAGGAGAGCTTCTACATCTTCTTCGCTAAAGTGCTGGAGCGAGGCCGCGATGTCAAAAGCCAGAAACAG GAAGATGTTGGTGTTGCAGCAGATGTACTACAATGCCTGCTCAAACTGGTGCTGGTGATTGGACTCATTATTGCAGTCTTTGGGTACGCCTACTCGGGACTGGCTCTGGATATTTACGGGGGTTCTCTGCTGAGCAGTGGGGCAG GCCCATCTTTGCTGCAATGCTACAGCTGCTACGTCCTCCTGCTGGCTGTAAACGGTGTGACcgagtgttttgtgtttgctgCCATGAGCCAGGAGGAGGTTGACAA GTACAACTTGGTGATGTTGGCTCTGTCTGCTTCGTTCCTCTTCCTGTCCTACATGCTGACGTGGTGGGCGGGCAGTGTGGGCTTCATCCTGGCCAACTGCCTTAATATGGCCCTCCGCATCACGCACAGCGTGGTGTACATTCGCCGCTACTTCCTGTCCAGTCCGTGGAAGCCCCTGCGAGGCCTGCTGCCCTCGCCGTTGCTGTGCCTGGCGCTCGCTGTCAGTGCGGCGGTCACGGTCGTCAGTGAG AGTGTTTTCTGCTGCGACGGCGGCTGGCTCCTCAGATCGGTCCACATCAGCGTGGGAGCGgtgtgtcttctttttgttcTCGGAGCCGTTCTGCTCACAGAAACTCAACTCATTGTGTTTGTGAGGACTCAGCTTTTGCCACAGTACaggaaaaaacatgcataa
- the rft1 gene encoding protein RFT1 homolog isoform X2, translating into MLAAVWLWLLEAPDPQAVPFYGPGVVLFALAGVQELLAEPLWVLAQAHMFVRLKVVAESLAMLAKCSMTVVLVVSAREWGLYIFSAAHLVYTGVLVLCYAVYFLRFLPSKEATERNFPLRNIGDLMPHTVNGEPLLDWTMARLTWSFFKQSFLKQILTEGERYVMTFLNVLSFGDQGVYDIVNNLGSMVARFIFLPIEESFYIFFAKVLERGRDVKSQKQEDVGVAADVLQCLLKLVLVIGLIIAVFGYAYSGLALDIYGGSLLSSGAGPSLLQCYSCYVLLLAVNGVTECFVFAAMSQEEVDKYNLVMLALSASFLFLSYMLTWWAGSVGFILANCLNMALRITHSVVYIRRYFLSSPWKPLRGLLPSPLLCLALAVSAAVTVVSESVFCCDGGWLLRSVHISVGAVCLLFVLGAVLLTETQLIVFVRTQLLPQYRKKHA; encoded by the exons ATGTTGGCCGCTGTGTGGCTCTGGCTCCTTGAAGCACCGGACCCTCAAGCGGTTCCGTTCTACGGCCCCGGCGTAGTGCTGTTCGCCCTAGCGGGGGTGCAGGAGCTCTTGGCCGAGCCCCTGTGGGTGCTGGCCCAGGCTCACATGTTTGTGAGGCTAAAAGTGGTCGCTGAGAGCTTGGCCATGCTGGCTAAGTGCAGCATGACGGTGGTGCTGGTGGTGTCTGCCCGTGAATGGGGCCTTTACATCTTCTCTGCTGCTCAT TTGGTGTACACAGGAGTCCTGGTGCTGTGCTATGCAGTTTACTTTCTTCGTTTCTTGCCTTCCAAAGAAGCGACTGAGCGCAATTTTCCTCTGCGCAACATTGGAGATCTGATGCCTCACACAGTTAATGGAGAG CCTCTGTTGGACTGGACCATGGCCCGGCTCACCTGGAGCTTCTTCAAGCAGTCATTCCTCAAGCAGATCCTGACTGAAGGCGAGCGCTACGTCATGACCTTCCTGAACGTCCTCAGCTTCGGCGACCAGGGCGTTTATGACATCGTCAACAACCTGGGCTCCATGGTGGCACGCTTCATCTTCTTGCCAATCGAGGAGAGCTTCTACATCTTCTTCGCTAAAGTGCTGGAGCGAGGCCGCGATGTCAAAAGCCAGAAACAG GAAGATGTTGGTGTTGCAGCAGATGTACTACAATGCCTGCTCAAACTGGTGCTGGTGATTGGACTCATTATTGCAGTCTTTGGGTACGCCTACTCGGGACTGGCTCTGGATATTTACGGGGGTTCTCTGCTGAGCAGTGGGGCAG GCCCATCTTTGCTGCAATGCTACAGCTGCTACGTCCTCCTGCTGGCTGTAAACGGTGTGACcgagtgttttgtgtttgctgCCATGAGCCAGGAGGAGGTTGACAA GTACAACTTGGTGATGTTGGCTCTGTCTGCTTCGTTCCTCTTCCTGTCCTACATGCTGACGTGGTGGGCGGGCAGTGTGGGCTTCATCCTGGCCAACTGCCTTAATATGGCCCTCCGCATCACGCACAGCGTGGTGTACATTCGCCGCTACTTCCTGTCCAGTCCGTGGAAGCCCCTGCGAGGCCTGCTGCCCTCGCCGTTGCTGTGCCTGGCGCTCGCTGTCAGTGCGGCGGTCACGGTCGTCAGTGAG AGTGTTTTCTGCTGCGACGGCGGCTGGCTCCTCAGATCGGTCCACATCAGCGTGGGAGCGgtgtgtcttctttttgttcTCGGAGCCGTTCTGCTCACAGAAACTCAACTCATTGTGTTTGTGAGGACTCAGCTTTTGCCACAGTACaggaaaaaacatgcataa
- the prkcda gene encoding protein kinase C, delta a yields the protein MPPFLRIAFNSFDLGALPPLTDPPFCAIKMKEALTTERGKTLVQRKPTMYPAWKASFDAHIYEGRVLELLLMKTAEEPLAEVTVGVSVLAERCKKANGRAEFWVDLQPSGKVMMAVQYFLEGVESERKQAAKEEEEAPTLNRRRGAIKQAKIHFIKNHEFIAIFFRQPTFCSVCRDFVWGLNKQGYKCRQCNAAIHKKCRDKIIGRCTGTAANSRDTVFQKERFNIDMPHRFKSHNYMSPTFCDHCGSMLWGLVKQGLKCEDCSMNVHHKCQDKVANLCGINQKLLAEALTQVSQKSFTHRSDPHLDPNLPDIGIYDEVNKLSELDISDSTHYNRIWEGPSPLPQTRLTHLTRINVDDFVFHKVLGKGSFGKVLLAELKGREEYFAVKALKKDVVLMDDDVECTMVEKRVLALAWDNPFLTHLYSTFQTKEHLFFVMEYLNGGDLMFHIQEKGRFDLTRATFYSSEIICGLQFLHSKGIIYRDLKLDNVMLTHEGHIKIADFGMCKENVFGENRATTFCGTPDYIAPEILLGQKYSFSVDWWSFGVLLYEMLVGQSPFHGDDEDELFESIRMDTPHYPRWINKEAKELLERLFERDPTRRLGIMGNIRLHSFFKSIDWQALENREVEPPFKPKVRAPNDCSNFDREFLSEKPRLSHSDKNFIDSMDQSAFAGFSFMNPKMELLLEK from the exons ATGCCTCCTTTCTTGAGGATTGCCTTCAACTCTTTCGACCTGGGTGCTCTGCCCCCTCTGACTGACCCCCCTTTCTGTGCAATCAAGATGAAGGAGGCTTTGACCACTG AACGAGGTAAGACTCTAGTTCAGCGGAAACCCACTATGTATCCTGCCTGGAAGGCCAGTTTTGATGCACATATCTACGAGGGCCGTGTACTTGAGTTGTTACTGATGAAGACGGCAGAGGAGCCGCTGGCTGAGGTTACGGTTGGCGTGTCTGTGCTTGCTGAACGCTGCAAGAAAGCCAACGGTCGTGCTGAATTCTGG GTGGACCTCCAGCCTTCTGGGAAAGTAATGATGGCAGTGCAGTACTTTCTGGAGGGAGTGGAGTcag AGCGCAAGCAGGctgcaaaagaagaagaagaagccccAACCCTCAATCGCAGACGAGGTGCCATCAAGCAGGCAAAGATTCACTTCATCAAGAACCATGAGTTTATCGCCATCTTCTTCAGGCAGCCCACATTCTGCTCTGTATGTCGAGATTTTGTCTG GGGGCTCAACAAGCAAGGCTACAAATGCAGAC aATGCAATGCAGCCATCCACAAGAAATGCAGAGACAAAATCATTGGAAGATGCACAGGCACAGCTGCGAACAGTCGGGATACGGTG TTCCAGAAGGAGCGCTTCAACATCGACATGCCACATCGTTTCAAGAGCCACAACTACATGAGTCCCACCTTCTGTGACCACTGCGGAAGTATGCTGTGGGGTCTTGTCAAACAGGGCCTGAAATGTGAAG ATTGTTCCATGAACGTTCACCACAAGTGTCAGGATAAAGTGGCCAACCTTTGTGGTATCAACCAGAAACTTTTAGCTGAAGCACTTACACAAGTCAGCCAG AAATCCTTCACTCACCGCTCTGATCCACACCTTGATCCAAACCTACCTGATATTGGAATCTATGATGAGGTTAATAAGCTGTCTGAGCTGGATATCAGTG aCTCAACCCATTATAACAGAATATGGGAAGGCCCAAGTCCGCTGCCTCAGACTCGTCTTACACACCTTACCCGCATCAACGTGGACGACTTTGTCTTCCACAAGGTCCTGGGGAAAGGCAGCTTTGGCAAG GTTCTATTGGCAGAACTGAAAGGTCGGGAGGAGTACTTTGCAGTGAAGGCCCTGAAGAAAGATGTGGTGCTGATGGATGATGATGTCGAGTGCACTATGGTGGAGAAGAGAGTCTTGGCTTTAGCCTGGGATAACCCTTTCCTCACACATCTTTACTCAACCTTCCAGACTAAG GAACATCTGTTCTTTGTGATGGAGTATTTGAATGGAGGAGACCTAATGTTTCATATTCAGGAAAAAGGACGATTTGATCTCACCAGAGCCAC GTTCTACTCTTCTGAGATCATTTGCGGCCTTCAGTTCTTGCATTCCAAAGGGATCATCTACAG AGATCTGAAGTTAGACAATGTGATGCTGACTCATGAGGGACACATTAAAATAGCAGACTTTGGCATGTGCAAGGAGAACGTTTTTGGAGAGAACCGGGCTACAACTTTCTGTGGTACACCTGACTATATAGCTCCTGAG aTTTTGCTGGGCCAGAAATACTCTTTCTCAGTGGACTGGTGGTCGTTTGGCGTGTTGCTGTACGAAATGCTTGTGGGTCAATCGCCGTTCCACGGAGATGATGAGGACGAGCTGTTTGAGTCCATTCGGATGGACACCCCCCACTATCCTCGCTGGATCAACAAGGAGGCCAAGGAGCTGCTGGAGCGG TTGTTTGAAAGAGATCCCACACGTAGGCTAGGGATCATGGGTAATATCCGATTACACTCCTTCTTTAAGTCCATTGACTGGCAAGCCTTGGAGAACAGGGAGGTGGAGCCGCCCTTCAAGCCCAAAGTG AGAGCACCGAATGATTGCAGCAACTTTGACCGGGAGTTCCTGAGCGAGAAGCCTCGTCTGTCCCACAGTGACAAGAACTTCATAGACTCCATGGACCAGTCGGCATTTGCTGGCTTTTCTTTCATGAACCCCAAGATGGAACTCCTCTTAGAAAAATAG